The proteins below come from a single Spirochaetia bacterium 38H-sp genomic window:
- a CDS encoding cyclic nucleotide-binding domain-containing protein codes for MNYKKGSIIYFEGDVGDKIYVLQKGVIDLASTDIETGQEIHERVGRGEFFGVKSALGHFPREETVSVLSDAYVLIFTIEEFEEFLARNPRILIKMLQVFSMQLRRIHKRVQGLLAVAEEVNPEEGLFVICKYYMEKQKYPQALYALRRYKEYYPSGMHIGDVEAFIKKAELLAQRGRRAATDDTEEMPDVSEHKPIKLTSQEEIFYDAQSLMGQEKYQEALDKFKELAKNANDADMVKKALFEIGRCLCFLKNYDACIKHFTSFVQKYGNSKEVPDALFHIGQSYEGKGDKTKASSFYKKILSMVQPSLPIARKSKQALREIEESI; via the coding sequence ATGAATTACAAAAAGGGTTCTATAATATACTTTGAGGGTGATGTAGGCGATAAAATTTATGTTCTTCAAAAAGGGGTTATCGATCTTGCGTCCACTGACATTGAGACGGGGCAGGAGATACATGAGCGTGTGGGGCGTGGTGAGTTTTTCGGTGTAAAATCCGCTCTGGGGCATTTCCCCAGAGAAGAGACTGTAAGTGTTCTATCCGATGCATATGTTCTCATCTTTACCATAGAAGAATTTGAAGAGTTTCTTGCCAGAAATCCGCGTATTCTTATCAAGATGTTGCAGGTTTTTTCCATGCAGCTTAGACGCATACACAAGAGAGTGCAAGGTCTGCTTGCAGTTGCAGAGGAGGTCAATCCGGAAGAGGGGCTCTTTGTCATATGCAAGTATTATATGGAAAAACAAAAATATCCTCAGGCTTTGTATGCACTAAGGCGCTATAAAGAGTACTATCCCTCCGGTATGCATATAGGTGATGTAGAGGCTTTTATAAAAAAAGCTGAGCTGTTAGCACAGAGGGGTAGAAGGGCGGCTACAGATGATACTGAGGAGATGCCGGATGTGTCAGAGCATAAGCCCATAAAGCTTACTTCTCAAGAAGAGATCTTTTATGATGCACAGAGCCTTATGGGGCAAGAGAAATATCAGGAAGCTCTTGATAAGTTTAAAGAGCTTGCAAAGAATGCAAATGATGCGGATATGGTTAAGAAGGCTCTTTTTGAAATTGGCCGCTGTCTCTGCTTTTTAAAAAACTACGATGCTTGTATCAAGCATTTTACATCGTTTGTTCAGAAATATGGCAACAGCAAAGAGGTTCCTGATGCACTTTTCCATATTGGACAGAGCTATGAGGGCAAAGGAGACAAGACAAAAGCCAGCTCCTTTTATAAAAAAATTCTAAGCATGGTGCAGCCTTCTTTGCCAATAGCAAGAAAAAGCAAACAGGCTCTCAGAGAAATAGAAGAAAGTATTTAA
- a CDS encoding PHP domain-containing protein translates to MKERFFDFHAHSTVSDGELSPEELVAYAAKRKLDLLAVTDHDSYEGIEPAMCAASELGITLIPGIELEVEYDGGEFHLLGLGIDEDCPELLGLIERMREERVRRNNRILDKLDSAGIPISIEEIAARGVITRPHIANVLVERGLAASVSEAMQEYLIYGKPFYEPKVAASFEEAVSAVHAADGVAVMAHPVTLRLSPEDFINRLRFYKEAGLDGIEAYHTSHRESEAEFFCSVAQSLRLMVSAGSDFHGKGRRNAELGNTCCNMRIKDSMAMELVERLVGISV, encoded by the coding sequence ATGAAAGAACGTTTTTTTGATTTTCATGCACATAGCACAGTGTCGGATGGTGAGCTTTCCCCAGAAGAACTGGTAGCCTATGCTGCAAAAAGAAAGCTGGATTTGCTTGCAGTAACAGACCATGACAGCTACGAGGGGATAGAACCGGCTATGTGCGCTGCATCAGAGCTGGGGATAACTCTCATACCAGGGATTGAGCTTGAGGTTGAGTACGATGGCGGTGAGTTTCATCTTCTGGGATTAGGGATTGATGAGGATTGTCCAGAACTCCTAGGGCTTATAGAAAGGATGAGAGAAGAAAGAGTGAGACGCAACAACAGGATTCTGGATAAGTTGGATTCTGCAGGGATTCCCATTTCTATAGAAGAAATTGCCGCAAGAGGGGTAATCACAAGACCGCATATTGCAAACGTCCTTGTGGAACGAGGGCTTGCGGCCTCTGTTTCCGAGGCTATGCAGGAGTATTTGATATATGGCAAACCTTTTTACGAACCAAAGGTTGCTGCCAGTTTTGAGGAAGCTGTTTCTGCTGTCCACGCGGCAGATGGTGTGGCTGTTATGGCTCATCCTGTTACACTGAGGCTTTCTCCCGAGGATTTTATAAATAGGCTGCGCTTTTATAAAGAAGCAGGATTGGATGGGATTGAGGCTTATCATACTTCACATAGAGAGAGTGAGGCAGAGTTTTTTTGCTCTGTTGCACAAAGCCTGAGGCTCATGGTTTCCGCAGGTTCCGATTTTCACGGTAAGGGCAGAAGGAATGCCGAACTGGGTAATACATGCTGTAACATGAGAATAAAAGACTCTATGGCCATGGAGCTTGTAGAAAGGCTTGTAGGTATAAGTGTATAG
- a CDS encoding ABC transporter permease — MMSLFERLGNRLINAVGNMLYALGYTAFVLKSSLSFLQKRNDAFRVMVMQILFTGVEALSVISVLSLGIGAMIIIQGVSLLPQFGQGDLVYPILITVITRELGPILTAFIVTARSGTAMATEIGGMVVSHEIEAYMSFGIDPISYIVVPRFLGAIISVVFLNIYFNIFGLLGSYFVTVIIHPIPFLEYFHNLLLNLRPQDIIASFVKSGVFGAIIALVGTYSGFQVNRSTTEIPQVAIKAVGKGFVYCIIADAAITLVYYL; from the coding sequence ATGATGTCCCTTTTTGAGAGACTTGGAAACAGACTTATAAATGCAGTGGGCAACATGCTCTATGCTCTTGGCTATACGGCTTTTGTGCTCAAGTCCTCTCTTTCTTTTTTACAGAAAAGAAACGATGCCTTTAGAGTGATGGTGATGCAAATTCTATTTACAGGAGTGGAAGCTCTAAGTGTAATATCTGTTTTATCACTTGGCATAGGAGCAATGATAATAATACAAGGTGTTTCCCTTTTGCCACAATTTGGACAGGGAGACCTTGTTTATCCAATACTAATAACAGTAATTACCAGAGAACTAGGACCCATACTTACCGCTTTTATTGTTACAGCACGCTCCGGTACAGCAATGGCGACGGAAATAGGAGGAATGGTTGTATCACACGAAATAGAAGCCTATATGTCCTTTGGCATAGACCCTATTTCTTACATTGTAGTGCCGCGTTTTTTGGGAGCAATCATCTCCGTTGTGTTTCTTAATATTTATTTCAACATTTTTGGTCTTTTGGGCTCTTATTTTGTTACAGTAATCATTCATCCGATTCCTTTCCTGGAGTATTTTCATAATCTGCTGCTCAACCTCAGACCTCAGGATATAATTGCTTCTTTTGTAAAAAGCGGGGTGTTTGGTGCAATAATAGCCCTAGTGGGAACCTACTCTGGTTTTCAGGTTAATCGGTCTACAACCGAGATTCCTCAGGTTGCCATAAAAGCTGTGGGAAAGGGATTTGTGTACTGCATAATTGCAGATGCAGCAATAACATTGGTGTATTATTTATGA
- a CDS encoding ATP-binding cassette domain-containing protein, producing MNTDIIKLKNVFVLSLDGFTILKDINISVPAGKTSVIMGLSGSGKSTLLKVMAGLCEISEGEVIYKGRNISRLSHTKLLKTMRNTAFVFQDAALWANMSLYQNLTLPYSFSSKNTEKEDIDKKIEKLCNEFLFDDDLVLRPAQISIGERKIISFMRAILQEPKILFMDEPTSSVDAAVSERIINYLRNYKNKATMVISTNDPAICSKLADFLIVLKEGRIVETGDFDTVIRSDNPDTIEALSDVLSLASTYDKDILSMLGDDIDD from the coding sequence ATGAATACGGATATCATAAAATTAAAAAATGTTTTTGTCTTATCTCTGGACGGATTCACTATCCTAAAGGATATAAATATATCTGTTCCTGCTGGTAAAACATCCGTAATAATGGGACTGTCTGGCTCCGGAAAGTCCACACTACTCAAAGTAATGGCAGGCTTGTGCGAAATAAGCGAGGGAGAGGTTATATATAAAGGCCGTAACATAAGCCGCTTATCTCATACCAAGCTTCTTAAAACAATGAGAAATACCGCTTTTGTGTTTCAGGATGCTGCTCTATGGGCAAACATGAGTTTGTATCAAAATCTTACACTACCCTACAGTTTTTCCAGTAAAAATACAGAGAAAGAGGATATAGATAAAAAGATAGAAAAATTGTGCAATGAGTTTTTATTTGATGATGACCTTGTTTTGAGGCCCGCTCAGATATCGATTGGAGAAAGAAAGATAATATCCTTTATGCGCGCAATACTCCAGGAACCTAAAATTCTGTTTATGGACGAGCCTACAAGCTCCGTTGATGCTGCAGTCTCCGAAAGAATTATCAACTATCTCAGGAACTATAAAAATAAAGCTACTATGGTTATTTCTACCAATGATCCGGCAATTTGCTCCAAGCTTGCGGATTTTCTTATAGTTTTAAAAGAAGGAAGGATAGTAGAAACAGGAGATTTTGATACTGTGATAAGAAGCGATAATCCGGATACAATAGAAGCGCTGTCCGACGTACTCAGCCTTGCATCTACTTATGATAAGGATATACTGTCCATGCTCGGAGATGACATAGATGACTGA
- a CDS encoding MlaD family protein has product MKFRIRFASQVVGFFLIAALAAMVVVVVFLGINQRWFAKNYKFFTYFASANGIKNGMGINFKGFAIGKVTDVTLDEDNRVKVSFYIEDRFYNKVYQHSVLALLSNPLGLGGGIVFYQGKEESPPIPEGNYIPSLDFEDGQKLVESGLVDVPPGTDAINRLLAQIEPILKNLDKVLVSLNSTLNTVDSGLKGNSQIALGQALKNVALMSENLKTLSDDLSNAYGIIPRLLGAEGSLAKILNDNMELYNKINTTLNSLQESMENIKTLTEFLKDSRPQISGILEEGKDAIKKGKEVLEGVRNNPLIRGGVPEEQTQETRLDAIRDEEF; this is encoded by the coding sequence ATGAAGTTTAGAATAAGGTTTGCATCGCAGGTAGTAGGTTTTTTTCTCATAGCTGCACTGGCTGCAATGGTTGTAGTGGTTGTGTTCCTTGGCATCAATCAACGCTGGTTTGCCAAGAACTATAAGTTCTTTACCTATTTTGCAAGTGCAAACGGAATAAAAAACGGCATGGGCATAAACTTTAAAGGTTTTGCAATAGGCAAGGTCACAGATGTAACCCTAGACGAAGACAATCGTGTAAAGGTTTCTTTTTATATAGAAGACAGATTTTACAACAAAGTATATCAGCATTCCGTACTTGCTCTGCTAAGCAATCCTCTGGGATTGGGAGGCGGAATTGTTTTTTATCAGGGCAAAGAAGAAAGTCCACCTATCCCGGAAGGAAATTACATTCCTTCTCTTGATTTTGAAGATGGACAAAAACTGGTAGAAAGCGGATTGGTTGATGTACCGCCAGGCACGGATGCAATAAACAGACTGTTGGCACAGATAGAGCCAATACTAAAAAACCTGGACAAGGTTCTTGTATCCCTTAACAGCACGTTAAATACAGTTGACAGCGGACTCAAAGGCAATTCTCAAATCGCTCTTGGGCAGGCTTTAAAAAATGTCGCACTCATGTCGGAAAATCTTAAGACCCTATCGGACGACTTATCAAACGCATACGGAATTATTCCTCGGCTTCTTGGTGCAGAAGGCTCTCTTGCAAAAATTTTAAACGACAATATGGAACTATATAACAAGATAAATACAACTTTAAATAGCCTGCAGGAAAGCATGGAAAACATAAAAACCCTTACAGAATTTCTAAAGGATTCCAGACCCCAGATAAGTGGTATATTGGAAGAAGGTAAAGACGCAATAAAAAAGGGAAAAGAAGTTCTAGAAGGAGTTAGAAATAACCCTCTGATACGGGGTGGTGTGCCAGAAGAACAAACACAGGAAACACGGCTTGATGCGATAAGAGATGAGGAGTTTTAA
- a CDS encoding tetratricopeptide repeat protein — protein MNMIKKVCLSGFVFTVILPLISCSSTPDKPDGIYDTRNRAAEYLTYGWKHYNQGFYSKAEDFFLQALESNLLVDNISGVIKSYIALMQNSIAQGKKNAAEDYLARAEEWLSLTEEADVTFEYRAAKGQLLTYQGKYEEAKKILLAALSSYPDAEKKLPLKTSMVFNTLAMIEKNTGNYEKALEYANTSIEIDKKEKNFTGLASSYYIIAAVYSRKGDIAEAIENLNISLDNDKKAENSPGIANTLLALGSLYYKQEDKETAYIYYKRSLMIYLQLENNLLISKALERCINTAEEIDRKKELSWLINLREKYPTSE, from the coding sequence ATGAATATGATAAAAAAGGTATGTTTATCAGGATTTGTTTTTACTGTTATTTTACCTCTTATTTCCTGTTCTTCTACTCCTGATAAACCTGACGGTATATATGATACAAGAAATAGAGCAGCAGAATATCTGACTTACGGCTGGAAACATTATAACCAGGGATTTTATTCCAAAGCAGAGGATTTTTTTCTGCAGGCTTTAGAGAGTAATCTGCTCGTAGATAACATCTCGGGAGTGATAAAAAGCTATATTGCACTGATGCAAAACTCCATAGCTCAAGGCAAAAAAAATGCTGCAGAAGACTACCTTGCCAGAGCTGAAGAATGGCTGAGCCTTACAGAAGAAGCAGATGTTACTTTTGAGTACCGTGCGGCAAAAGGACAGCTACTCACATATCAGGGTAAGTATGAAGAGGCAAAAAAAATCCTCTTGGCAGCTTTAAGCTCTTATCCTGATGCAGAAAAGAAACTGCCGTTAAAAACCTCTATGGTTTTTAACACCCTAGCAATGATAGAAAAAAATACAGGCAACTACGAAAAAGCACTGGAATATGCAAATACATCGATAGAAATTGATAAGAAAGAAAAAAACTTTACAGGACTGGCATCTTCTTATTACATAATTGCCGCAGTCTATTCCAGAAAAGGAGACATAGCAGAGGCCATAGAAAATCTAAATATATCTCTTGATAACGATAAAAAGGCAGAAAACAGCCCTGGCATAGCCAATACACTCTTGGCTCTGGGCTCTCTCTACTATAAACAGGAAGATAAAGAAACTGCATATATATACTATAAAAGATCACTTATGATATATCTGCAGCTAGAAAATAATCTCCTTATATCAAAGGCTCTAGAAAGATGTATAAATACGGCAGAAGAAATAGACAGAAAAAAAGAGCTATCTTGGCTCATAAATCTAAGAGAAAAATATCCTACTTCGGAGTGA
- a CDS encoding M23 family metallopeptidase yields the protein MIITKKNIYYAALFSLTIICSAYAQYPIIKELSSEDPVFKQLEADIELFYKSIYQKAVDSPALVFFTYTPKPEESLIDISSIINISYDTIASLNHIQHPEELSSLGEIIIPNKNGLFIPEKEQNELERYLKKRERETSGEEITIIRNKNKEKFAFFPNDIFTPMERLYFLGVFFRFPIENAKITSFFGHRLDPFTGGNSFHHGIDVAAPVGTKVYPAQRGIVETTGKDSVLGLYIIIEHQNGYKTLYAHLGEIFVRRNQEVKTDTVIGTVGMTGKTTGPHLHFGIKTGIGWKDPLQVIKK from the coding sequence GTGATAATCACAAAAAAGAATATTTATTATGCTGCTCTTTTTTCACTTACAATCATATGCAGTGCATATGCACAGTATCCTATTATAAAAGAACTTTCCTCAGAGGACCCTGTGTTTAAACAGTTGGAAGCAGATATTGAGCTTTTTTATAAGTCAATATATCAAAAAGCCGTCGATTCCCCTGCTCTTGTCTTCTTTACTTACACACCAAAGCCGGAAGAAAGCCTTATAGATATCTCATCCATAATAAACATAAGCTATGACACCATAGCCAGTCTCAACCATATACAGCATCCGGAAGAGTTGTCGAGTCTAGGAGAAATAATAATACCAAATAAGAACGGTTTATTTATACCGGAAAAGGAACAAAACGAATTGGAAAGATATCTTAAAAAACGAGAAAGAGAAACATCAGGAGAAGAAATAACCATAATCAGAAATAAGAATAAAGAAAAATTTGCTTTTTTCCCAAATGATATATTTACTCCTATGGAAAGGCTTTATTTCTTGGGAGTTTTCTTTAGATTTCCCATAGAAAACGCAAAGATAACAAGCTTTTTTGGCCATAGATTAGATCCTTTTACAGGAGGAAACTCTTTTCATCATGGGATTGATGTGGCAGCTCCCGTCGGCACAAAAGTGTATCCGGCTCAAAGAGGAATAGTGGAAACTACTGGAAAAGATTCTGTTTTAGGGTTATATATAATCATAGAACATCAAAACGGATATAAAACCCTATATGCACACCTTGGAGAAATATTTGTAAGGAGAAATCAAGAAGTAAAGACAGATACCGTAATAGGAACTGTCGGTATGACAGGTAAAACGACAGGTCCGCATTTACATTTCGGCATAAAAACCGGAATAGGATGGAAAGACCCTCTTCAGGTTATAAAAAAATGA
- a CDS encoding PBP1A family penicillin-binding protein, with product MAKIKKTGLLKILLYFLILWAIGIGTALGISLAQTINIETFEDVGKTNISLSSKLLDKNDKLITEYFSEQKRELVSIDKLPKHLIYALLTREDQEFYHHNGFSFKNTMRALINIVLGRYVSGGSTITQQVAGTLYADRNEFSLSRKLRELWWAFQLERNLTKDEILEIYLNTVYLGHGTYGVEAASQFYFGHSAKDLTLAESAVLVVQLSSPGYNSPINHPERAKLRQWAVLEEMAKLGYITKEEAKQSYDNFWKNFNYTRTQNSSVFVEKQDKAPYFSEYVRQQLEQKLLGTFNIYKDGFTIHTTLNLDYQKLAEEYFTEGLELANKKFKRNQSTANISTEEKFIPILDMLAISFDMPKLSSGETRRRIKAKKYATKELLPLLETTAGLFNLENMGKLIEDKNQKILQEQKKNSVEGALITLENDTGYIVAMIGGSKFGPLNQFNRAVQAKVQPGSSFKPIYYSAAISSKKFTPATLIYDGPVVFWNDDGTPYKPLNYRGEWKGYVTVRTALSHSMNVPSIKVLDAVGFDAAIDRASKLLGIDDPVEIAKTFPRKYPLGLGIISVSPIQMARAYAIFANQGKEVNPVAIRYVEDRSGKIIWEPEKELRESQKKKGDSIYVISPQTAYIMTSLLQTTVESGTLRYARSLVGGFNMPMAGKTGTTQNWSDVWTVGFSPYYTTAVWFGFDQQGHSLGVNQTGAVTTGPVWAKYMKAIHENLPPKDFKMPTKGIVKVKVTEHGLLPPPGYPEDKIREEVFIAGTEPKEFDKIVEFQKERNEITEQKILNSVIEEDLSLDTSPDSLGLELDPELKAILEGSVEGKDNAGNTLPDDNPDYNPLLD from the coding sequence ATGGCTAAAATAAAAAAGACCGGACTACTCAAGATACTGCTTTATTTCTTAATTTTGTGGGCTATAGGAATCGGAACCGCACTCGGTATTTCTCTTGCTCAGACCATAAATATAGAAACATTTGAAGATGTAGGTAAAACAAATATTTCTTTATCTAGCAAGCTTCTGGATAAAAATGACAAGCTAATAACAGAATATTTCTCCGAGCAAAAAAGAGAACTTGTATCCATAGATAAATTACCCAAACATCTTATATATGCTCTTCTCACCAGAGAAGATCAGGAATTCTACCATCATAACGGATTTAGCTTTAAAAACACTATGCGTGCTCTTATAAATATCGTTCTGGGAAGATATGTATCAGGAGGAAGCACAATAACACAGCAGGTTGCTGGTACTCTATATGCAGATAGAAACGAGTTTAGCTTATCAAGAAAGCTCAGAGAGCTTTGGTGGGCCTTTCAGCTAGAAAGGAATTTGACCAAAGATGAAATATTGGAAATATATTTGAATACTGTATATCTTGGACATGGTACATATGGCGTTGAGGCTGCATCTCAGTTTTACTTTGGTCATTCCGCAAAAGATTTAACCCTAGCAGAGTCAGCTGTACTCGTAGTACAGTTATCAAGCCCTGGCTACAACTCTCCTATCAATCATCCGGAGAGAGCAAAACTACGACAATGGGCTGTCCTGGAAGAAATGGCAAAACTGGGATACATAACAAAAGAAGAAGCAAAACAATCGTATGATAATTTCTGGAAAAATTTCAATTACACCAGAACTCAGAACAGCTCTGTATTTGTAGAAAAACAGGATAAAGCTCCCTATTTTTCGGAATATGTGAGACAGCAACTAGAACAAAAGCTTCTGGGAACATTTAATATATACAAAGATGGTTTCACAATTCACACTACATTAAATTTGGATTACCAAAAACTTGCAGAAGAATATTTTACAGAAGGGCTGGAGCTAGCAAACAAGAAATTTAAAAGAAATCAATCTACTGCAAATATAAGCACAGAAGAGAAGTTTATCCCCATACTCGATATGCTTGCCATAAGTTTTGATATGCCAAAACTTTCCTCGGGAGAGACCAGAAGGCGTATCAAGGCAAAAAAATATGCTACTAAAGAATTATTGCCTCTCCTGGAGACAACCGCAGGATTATTTAATCTGGAAAACATGGGCAAGCTTATAGAAGACAAGAACCAGAAGATTCTGCAAGAACAGAAAAAAAATTCAGTAGAAGGTGCACTGATAACTCTAGAAAATGATACTGGTTATATAGTAGCTATGATAGGTGGAAGTAAATTCGGTCCTCTCAATCAGTTTAACAGAGCAGTACAGGCTAAAGTCCAGCCAGGATCATCTTTTAAACCTATATATTATTCCGCAGCTATCAGCAGTAAGAAATTTACACCAGCAACACTCATATATGACGGACCTGTAGTATTTTGGAACGATGACGGAACGCCTTACAAGCCTCTTAACTATCGTGGAGAATGGAAAGGTTATGTGACAGTAAGAACTGCTCTTTCTCATTCTATGAACGTCCCCTCTATAAAAGTACTGGATGCAGTGGGTTTTGATGCGGCTATAGATAGAGCAAGCAAACTTCTTGGTATCGATGACCCTGTAGAAATTGCAAAGACCTTCCCAAGAAAATATCCTCTTGGGCTTGGTATTATCAGTGTAAGTCCGATACAGATGGCAAGAGCATATGCAATTTTTGCAAATCAGGGAAAGGAAGTTAATCCTGTTGCAATAAGATATGTGGAGGACAGGTCAGGAAAGATAATCTGGGAACCAGAAAAAGAACTTAGAGAATCTCAGAAGAAAAAAGGTGATAGTATATATGTAATAAGCCCTCAAACTGCATATATAATGACAAGTTTGCTTCAGACCACCGTGGAATCTGGCACTCTCAGATATGCGAGAAGTCTGGTTGGCGGATTCAATATGCCTATGGCCGGTAAAACAGGTACTACACAGAACTGGTCGGATGTATGGACAGTTGGGTTCTCTCCGTACTATACGACTGCTGTATGGTTTGGCTTTGACCAGCAGGGACATTCTCTTGGAGTCAATCAGACAGGTGCAGTAACAACAGGTCCTGTTTGGGCAAAATACATGAAGGCAATACATGAAAATCTCCCTCCCAAGGATTTTAAGATGCCCACAAAAGGTATCGTAAAAGTAAAGGTTACGGAGCATGGTCTTTTACCTCCTCCCGGATATCCGGAAGATAAAATAAGAGAAGAGGTATTTATTGCTGGTACAGAACCTAAGGAATTCGATAAAATTGTAGAGTTTCAGAAAGAACGAAATGAGATAACAGAACAAAAGATTCTCAACTCTGTAATAGAAGAGGATTTGTCGCTTGATACAAGTCCGGATAGCCTCGGGCTTGAGCTGGATCCAGAATTAAAGGCTATATTAGAAGGAAGTGTTGAGGGCAAGGATAACGCGGGAAATACGTTACCGGATGATAATCCTGATTATAATCCTTTATTAGATTAA
- a CDS encoding ParB N-terminal domain-containing protein, translated as MQVDIEKIYIPARIRKDIGDITPLKESLQRFGLLHPIIINRDFELIAGYRRLMAAKELGWKKIEVKVLSLEDEAQKTQLEIEENTTRKQLNLQEETDGYLLLNSLQNPSFFTRLKLWFKRLWKKIIRWFRKR; from the coding sequence ATGCAGGTTGATATAGAAAAGATATACATTCCAGCCAGGATAAGAAAGGATATCGGAGATATAACTCCTCTCAAAGAAAGTTTGCAGAGATTTGGCTTGTTGCATCCTATAATCATCAATCGCGATTTTGAACTCATTGCTGGCTATAGAAGGCTTATGGCTGCAAAAGAGCTGGGATGGAAAAAAATAGAGGTTAAGGTTCTTTCTCTGGAGGATGAGGCACAGAAGACTCAGCTTGAGATAGAAGAAAATACAACCAGAAAACAGCTCAACCTGCAGGAGGAAACTGACGGGTATCTACTTCTAAATTCTCTTCAAAATCCTTCTTTCTTCACTCGTCTAAAATTATGGTTTAAAAGGCTCTGGAAGAAAATAATACGCTGGTTTAGAAAGAGATAG
- the pyrB gene encoding aspartate carbamoyltransferase, whose product MSPHPFKGRTVATVRDLSRDEQFYMYSKAMEFKRRFESGEDLSDFRIVDRGMNVYLLFLEDSTRTKESFRNAASFHDIVVNDFNVMTSSFNKKESITDTVKMLVGYNRSSIIVTRSRQEGLCRWLEQVMSEYASSVGRDLPVFINGGDGKHEHPTQEFLDEFSFLEHQGWDRSHIHVALVGDLFHGRTVHSKVDGLGVFDSVKVDLIAPSDIAMPEHYVKRMCEAGFDVRQFPSIDAYLSQKDVATIWYFTRLQLERMGEHVLEKEEELRSAVTFAEKYIDLLPPGTRFYHPLPRHRERPTIPHFLDHLPLNGWDRQSINGFYTRTILLAMLAGKLGDDFEGQTRELPRFDDDFVVEVPVVARKKPEYKVGIKPVEKGIVIDHIGMGRSPADIWSHIDKIRRILNLNRISSHGVYQSLRTGEHKGIISLPDMDFFDAKHIKMLGAIAPGCTVNIISDSRVIKKFRIKMPPRIYNLDEISCKNEDCISNPALHEHVIPEFYRSTSDLFICKFCEKPHSYDTIWK is encoded by the coding sequence ATGAGTCCTCATCCGTTTAAGGGCAGGACAGTAGCTACTGTGCGTGATTTGAGCAGAGATGAGCAGTTTTATATGTATTCCAAGGCTATGGAGTTTAAGAGGCGTTTTGAGAGTGGAGAGGATTTGTCCGATTTTAGGATTGTTGACAGGGGTATGAATGTTTATTTGCTTTTTCTTGAGGATAGTACGCGGACAAAGGAGTCTTTCCGTAATGCTGCTTCTTTTCATGATATTGTTGTAAATGATTTTAATGTAATGACTTCTTCTTTTAACAAGAAGGAGAGTATAACTGATACTGTTAAGATGCTCGTGGGTTATAATCGCTCCAGCATTATTGTAACTCGTTCTAGGCAGGAGGGGCTTTGTCGTTGGCTTGAGCAGGTTATGTCCGAGTATGCGTCATCCGTAGGCCGGGATTTGCCTGTTTTCATTAATGGGGGAGATGGTAAGCATGAGCATCCTACACAAGAGTTTCTGGATGAGTTTTCTTTTCTTGAGCATCAGGGCTGGGATAGATCGCACATACATGTGGCGCTTGTTGGCGACTTGTTCCACGGAAGGACAGTGCATTCTAAAGTGGATGGACTTGGGGTTTTTGACAGCGTTAAGGTTGATTTGATTGCTCCTTCTGATATTGCTATGCCAGAACATTATGTAAAACGCATGTGCGAGGCCGGCTTTGATGTGCGACAGTTTCCTTCTATAGATGCTTATCTTTCTCAGAAAGATGTAGCTACCATCTGGTATTTTACCCGCCTACAGCTGGAAAGAATGGGGGAGCATGTTCTTGAGAAAGAAGAAGAATTGCGCTCTGCAGTTACTTTTGCAGAAAAATATATTGATTTGCTTCCTCCTGGAACCCGCTTTTATCATCCTCTCCCCAGACACAGAGAAAGACCTACGATACCACACTTTCTTGACCATCTTCCACTCAACGGTTGGGACCGCCAATCGATAAATGGCTTTTATACCCGCACAATCCTTCTGGCAATGCTTGCAGGCAAACTGGGTGACGATTTTGAGGGACAAACAAGGGAGCTGCCTAGATTTGACGATGATTTTGTAGTAGAAGTGCCCGTTGTTGCAAGAAAAAAACCGGAGTACAAAGTAGGCATAAAACCCGTAGAAAAAGGCATTGTTATCGACCACATTGGCATGGGTAGAAGCCCGGCCGATATATGGAGCCACATTGACAAAATTAGACGTATTCTAAACCTCAACCGTATAAGCTCCCACGGCGTTTACCAGTCACTTCGGACAGGCGAGCACAAGGGCATAATCTCTCTGCCGGACATGGACTTCTTTGATGCAAAACACATAAAAATGCTAGGTGCAATTGCACCAGGCTGCACAGTAAACATCATATCAGACTCACGAGTCATAAAAAAATTCAGAATAAAGATGCCGCCGCGCATATACAACCTGGACGAAATCTCCTGTAAAAACGAGGATTGCATATCCAATCCAGCTCTGCACGAGCACGTAATACCAGAGTTTTACCGTTCTACAAGTGACCTTTTTATCTGTAAGTTTTGCGAAAAACCTCACAGCTATGACACAATATGGAAATAG